One window of the Anopheles cruzii chromosome 2, idAnoCruzAS_RS32_06, whole genome shotgun sequence genome contains the following:
- the LOC128278044 gene encoding collagen alpha-1(XVIII) chain-like, giving the protein MVIQSEGGSNGSCHCQAGPAGPPGPRGPNGFDGSPGLPGETGLPGHPGLPGDKGERGTPGAKGDKGPEFIINENVAFNSSRANKGDKGERGQRGRRGKTGPPGPIGPPGKPGGMGETWPGRQGPKGDPGQKGEKGDSLALRASKGDKGDRGIDGRDGLPGPPGLPAASGDGGVQYIPMPGPPGPPGPPGPPGLSIVGEKGDPGMDSRSPFYSSDSQHFYGRQGPPGPPGPPGPAGRSLHDSDEIPSAYGPNVRIVPGAVTYQNAETMSKMSSTTPVGTLAYVIDEEALLVRVNKGWQYIALGTLVPIATQAPPTTTGIPPQRSDQLQVSNLINNLPQAGEGSSFTATPEYESLRMAALNEPYPGDMQGIRGADFACYRQARRAGLLGTFRAFLSSRIQNLDSIVRIADRELSVVNTRGDVLFNTWNGIFNGQGGFFSQAPRIYSFSGKNVLTDMAWPQKLVWHGSSALGERAIDTYCDAWHSPSPDKVGLASSLLGNKLLDQERFSCDNRFIVLCVEAVPQDRRRKRRDTRSQHEFANEEEYRRYLHSIVTV; this is encoded by the exons ATGGTCATCCAGTCCGAAGGCGGTTCCAACGGTAGCTGCCATTGCCAGGCGGGACCAGCCGGACCTCCGGGACCCCGTGGGCCAAACGGTTTCGACGGTAGCCCCGGGCTGCCCGGTGAAACCGGTCTCCCGGGGCATCCGGGTCTGCCGGGGGACAAGGGCGAACGGGGCACGCCGGGAGCGAAGGGCGACAAGGGGCCCGAGTTCATCATCAACGAAAACGTGGCGTTCAACTCCTCGCGG GCCAACAAAGGCGACAAAGGCGAACGTGGACAGCGGGGACGGAGGGGCAAAACGGGCCCACCGGGTCCGATCGGGCCACCGGGTAAACCGGGCGGCATGGGCGAAACGTGGCCG GGACGACAGGGGCCGAAGGGCGATCCAGGgcagaaaggagaaaaaggagACAGCCTAGCGTTACGCGCC TCGAAAGGTGACAAAGGAGACCGCGGAATTGACGGGCGCGACGGATTGCCGGGACCGCCCGGGCTACCGGCAGCTTCCGGTGATGGCGGCGTACAGTACATCCCGATGCCAGGACCGCCGGGCCCACCTGGACCGCCGGGCCCGCCCGGGCTATCGATCGTCGGCGAAAAGGGTGATCCGGGCATGGATTCGCGGAGTCCGTTCTACAGCAGCGACTCGCAGCACTTCTACGGACGTCAGG GACCTCCAGGGCCACCGGGTCCACCGGGGCCGGCAGGACGATCCTTGCACGACAGTGACGAGATACCAAGCGCTTACGGGCCTAATGTACGCATCGTGCCAGGAGCCGTTACGTACCAGAATGCAGAAACCATGTCAAAG ATGTCTTCTACAACTCCGGTGGGGACGCTCGCCTACGTCATTGACGAAGAAGCACTGCTGGTGCGAGTGAACAAAGGTTGGCAGTATATTGCG CTCGGAACACTGGTGCCGATAGCAACCCAGGCACCACCAACTACCACTGGCATCCCACCGCAACGTTCGGACCAGTTGCAGGTATCGAATCTCATCAACAACCTTCCACAAGCGGGAGAAGGATCATCG TTCACCGCCACACCGGAGTATGAGTCG TTGCGGATGGCAGCACTTAACGAGCCGTACCCGGGCGACATGCAGGGCATCCGCGGTGCCGACTTCGCGTGCTATCGTCAGGCCCGCCGAGCCGGTCTCCTGGGGACATTTAGGGCTTTCCTGTCGTCGAG AATCCAAAACCTGGACTCGATCGTACGAATAGCAGATCGTGAGCTGTCTGTGGTGAACACCCGCGGTGACGTGCTGTTCAACACGTGGAATGGAATCTTCAACGGCCAAGGAGGCTTCTTCTCGCAGGCCCCACGGATTTATAGCTTCAGCGGGAAGAACGTCCTCACTGACATGGCGTG GCCCCAGAAGCTGGTGTGGCACGGTTCCAGTGCGCTCGGTGAGCGTGCCATAGACACTTACTGCGATGCTTGGCACTCGCCATCGCCGGACAAGGTTGGTCTGGCCAGTAGTTTACTTGGCAATAAATTACTAGACCAGGAACGGTTTTCCTGTGATAATCGGTTCATAGTGCTCTGCGTTGAGGCGGTACCACAGGACCGGAGGCGGAAACGAAGGGACACTAGAAG CCAACATGAGTTTGCCAATGAAGAAGAGTACAGGCGATATCTGCATAGTATCGTCACGGTGTAA